The genomic stretch GACCACCACGCGCAGGTCAGCCTCGCCTACGTCACCCGCGACGCGGGCTCCCCCGACGGCTGCCTGGTCCGCGACGTCGAGGAGACCGAGCAGGCCGGCGTCGAGCCGGGCGCCGGCTGGGTGGTCGTCGACGACGTCCGCTACGACCTGCTCCAGACCCACTTCCACACCCCGTCCGAGCACTCGGTCGACGGGGTCCGCACGCCCATGGAGCAGCACCTGGTCCACAGCAGCGCCGACGGGCGGCTGCTGGTCCTCGCGGTGCTGCTGCAGGAGGGGTCCGAGGGCGAGGCGGACCGCCTGCTGTCGGTGCTGCCCGACGAGTGCGAGGACCCGGTGCCGGTCACCGACGTCGACCTGCGCGCCATGCTGCCCCGGCGGCTGTCCGCGGTCCGCTACGCCGGCTCGCTGACCACCGCGCCCTACACCGAGGGCGTGCAGTGGTTCGTCGTCGGCACGCAGACGGTGAGCGCGGCCGGGATCGAGCGGTTCCGCGAGGTGTTCCCCGAGGGCGACTCCCGCGAGACGCAGCCGCTGGCCGGCCGACGCCTGGTCGCCGACCCGGGCGCCGCGGCGTGGCTGGGCGACGTCTGAGGCGGACGGGCCTCAGCCGGCCCAGCGCAGCGCCTGGGCCGTCCCCGACGAGACGGCGGCGGGGGTCGTGGGGACGCAGAACCACACGACCTTCCCCCCGGGGACCCGGCGGCACCCCCAGAACACCGACAGGGAGTTGAGGAGCTCGACCCCCCGTCCGTTCTCGTCCGACGCCCGGCTCGGCCGGGCGCGGTAGGGCGGCTGGACGGACCCGTCCTCGACCTCGACGCAGAGCACCGGCCCGACGTCGAAGAAGCGGAGGGTGCTCGGGGTGCCGGCGTGGACCACGACGTTGGTCACCACCTCGGTGAGCAGCAGCTCCAGGGTGTCGCCGGCGTCGGCGTCGTGGTGCTCCACCAGCGCCCGGAGCCAGCGGCGCGCCGCCCGGGGGGAGGTCGGCTCGCACGGCAGCTGGAGCTCGTCCACGGTCCTGGCCTCCTGGTGCCGGCACCGGGGAGCGGTGCTGGTGGCGGGGTGGCGCCTCCCGCACCGACCCTCGGTGCACAGCCTGCCACCGACCGTCGCGCTCTGCGGTGCGCTCGCAGGTCCTCGGCAGGGGCGGGCCACCCGTCCGGCGCAACGGCACGGGAGGCGGTCCGGCACCGGGACGAGCCGGCCGGCGCGGGGACGAGCCGGAACAACCCGCGCACCGTCGCGGTTCGGCCCGGGGACAGCCGTGCGGCACGGGCACCGGGGCCACGCACGCGCGCCACCGTCCGGTGGTGCGGACGCCCGAGCCCTGCGAGGACCCACCTGTGACCCAGCACCGCCCGACCGGCACCGCCCCGACGACCGCCGCCCCGAGCTCGGCTCGTACCGCGGCCCCCGTGTGGCCGGCCCTCGCGGCCCTCGCCCTCGGCGGCTTCGGCATCGGCACCACGGAGTTCGCCACCATGGGGGTGCTCCCGGAGATGGCGCGCGACCTCGGTGCGACCGTGCCGGAGGGGGGCCACCTGGTCTCCGCCTACGCGGTCGGCGTCGTGGTCGGCGCACCGACCCTGGCCGCCCTCGGCGCGCGGCTGCCGCGGCGGATGCTCCTGCTGGCGCTGGTGTCCGCGGTGCTCGTCGGCAACGCCCTGTCCGCCGTGGCGCCGTCCTTCCCGGCGCTCCTCGTCGCCCGCTTCCTCAGCGGCCTGCCCCACGGCGCGTACTTCGGCATCGCCGCGGTGGTCGCGGCCTCCCTCGTCACGCCCGACCGGCGTGCCCGGGCCGTGGCCCGGGTCATGCTCGGGCTCACGGTGTCCAACGTCGTCGGCGTGCCCCTGGCGACGGTGCTCGGGCAGCAGCTCGGCTGGCGCAGCACGTACGCCGCCGTCGTGCTGGTGTCGGGGCTCGCGCTGGTCGCCATCAGCCGCTGCGTCCCGCCCGTCGCCGCGCTGGACGGCGCGTCGCCCCGACGCGAGCTGGGGGCCCTGCGCCGCCCGCAGGTGTGGCTCACCCTGGCCGTCGGGTCGGTCGGCTTCGGCGGGTTCTTCGCCGTCTACAGCTACATCACCCCGACGCTGGTGGAGGTGGCGGGCTTCCGCACCGCCGCCGTGCCCGCCGCCCTGGCCCTGTTCGGCGTCGGCATGACGGTGGGCACCGAGCTGGGCGGCCGGCTCGCCGACCGGTCGGTGATGGGGACGCTGTTCCTCGGCATGACCGCCTCGGCCCTGGCGCTGGCCGCATTCTCCGTCACGGTGCACACCGTCGTCGGCGCCGCCGTCACGGTGTTCGTCATCGGGATGACGGGCTCCTCGACGATCCCGGCCCTGCAGACCCGGCTCATGGACGTCGCCGGGGACGCGCAGTCGCTCGCCGCGGCCGGCAACCACGCGGCGCTCAACGCGGGCAACGCGCTGGGGGCCTTCCTGGGCGGCGCGGTCGTCGCCGCGGGCTTCGGCTGGACGTCGCCCGCCCTGGTCGGCGCGGGGCTGGGTGTCCTCGGCCTCGGCGTGCTCACCGTCTCGTACCTGCTCGACCGGCGCGCGGGCGGTCCCGCGGCCCCGGTCGCCACCGCCCCGGTGACCGCACCGGTCGACGCACCGGTCGACGCCACCCCGCAGGGCTCAGCCGCGCCCGTCGGCTGACCGCACGGCACCCTCAGGACCCGCACCGGTCCGGTCCGTCCCGAGGGCCCGCTCGAGCGCACCCTCGGACGCCGCCAGCCAGCGCCGCCCGCGCTGGTCGTGCTCCTGGGCCCGGGGGGTCCAGTACCGGGCGTACCCGGCCTGGCCCCGCTCGGCGCCCGCCCGGACGATGCCGTAGCACCAGCCGTGGCTCTCGCGGGCGGCCTGCACCAGCCTCGCGCGGTCCGCGGCCGGGAGCCCGTAGGCGTCGGCCGCGAGCCTGAGCCGCTCGAGGGCCCGCCCCGACCGGGCGTCGGGCACGTCGTCCGGGTCGCGCAGCGGCACCCAGAGGCGGACCAGCAGCGCCAGGTCCCACAGCGCCGAGCCGGGGCTGGCCAGGTCGAAGTCGATGAGCGCGACCGCCCGGCCGTCGCGGAGCACGACGTTGTCCGGGCTGAGGTCGTTGTGCCCGACGAGCCCCCCGCGGTAGGCCGGCGGCACCTCGGAGCCCCAGACGCGGCCCGCGGGGTCGAAGCCGGCGACGGCGCGGTGGTAGCGGCGCAGCAGGTCCACGACGCCGACGAGCACCTCGTCCGAGGCCGCCCACGCGGGGAACGGCGCCGTCGGCACGTCGCCCTCGACGTAGCTGAGCACCTCGCGGCCCTGCTCGTCCTCGCCCAGGTACCGCGGGGCGCCGTCGAAGCCCTGGTCCTGGAGGTGCCGCAGCAGCGCGTGCACCGCGGGGCTGGCCCGCGTCTGGGGCCGGCGCACGGTGCCGTCGACCCTCACCACGAGGCCGTCGTTGGACGTGCCGCCCCGGAGTACCTCCCCGCCGGAGGCCGCGCCCGGGGTCACGCCCGGGCGAGCAGCGCCCGGGCGACGCTGCTGTGGGTGACGATGCTGTCGACGCACCCTCCCCGGACCGCCGCCTGCGCCGCCTCCACCTTCTCGGTGCCGTAGACGACGCCGATCACCTCCGGGACCGCGCGCAGGTCCGCGTGCCGGACGCAGATCATCCGCTGGGCCAGCGGCGCGTCGACCTCCGCCCCGTCGCCGTCCAGGAGCACCCCGGACACGTCGGCCCGGACACCGAGGGCGCGCAGCTCCTGCCGCTCCTGCTCCGACAGCGCGTCGTAGACCGTGGAGTACGGCGGCTCCCAGCTCCCCAGCCCGACGACGGCCTTGGTGACGGACCGGAACTGCTCGAAGGCGCGGGCGACCTCGGGCTGCGCCCGCAGCACGGTGGCGGTCTGGGCGTCGGGGACGATCATCGGGTAGTGGTAGTAGTACGCGGTCCCGCCGCCGAGCCGGGCCACGTCGCGGACCAGGTCGATGGAGCTGTCGTCGACATCCGGGCGCGACAGCGCCCCCGTGAGCTGGACGACCGCGCAGGGCGCGAGCTGCGTCAGGGCGGAGTTCATCGCCAGCAGCGAGCGGGCCCAGCCGAGGCCGAGGACGTCGTCGGGGGTGACGATCTCCTCCAGCAGCTCCGCCGCCGCGCGGCCCACCTTCTGCATGAGCGCGCCCGGGTGCTCGTCGGGGGTGTCGACGACGATGGCGTGGGTGAGGGAGAAGGCGTCCTGCAGCTCCGCGGACAGCCCCACGGCGACCGTCGCGCCGGGGTGGCCGATCTCGATGCGGACCAGGCCGCTGGCCCGGCTGTCGTCGAGCAGCCGCGCGACCTTGAACCGGCTGATCCGGAACTCGTCGGCGATCTCGCTCTTGGACCGGCCGTCGATGTAGTACCGGCGGGCGATGGAGGCGGCCAGCACCGTCTTGGCGTGCCCGGCGACGGGCTGTGCGGTCATCATGCGCCTCCTGGGACAGGACGGGGTGCTGCGCTGGACAGGCCTCCGATCGTGTCACGGCCCGGCGGCCACGGGCTCCGCGAGCTAGCGGCCCGGCTCGACGACCACCTTGAGGGAGGCAGGGTCGCGGTCGGCGTCCAGGGCGGCACCGACGTCGTCCAAGCCGTACCGGCCGGTGACGAGCCGGTCGAGGTCCACCTGCCCGGAGGCGACGAGGTGCGCCGCGAGCGGCCAGGTCCCGGTGTAGCGGAAGATCCCGGTGAGGGTGAGCTCGCGGTCCTGGATCGTCGCCACGGGAAGCACCATGTCGGCGTCGCCCAGGCCGACGACCACGGCCCGGCCGGCCGGGCGCAGCGCCCCGATGCCGGCCACCACCGCGGCCGCCACCCCGCTGCAGTCGACGAAGGCGTCCACGCCGAGCCCCGCGACCTCCTCGGCCGCGGGGTCGAGCACCGAGGTGGCCCCGGCGCGCAGCGCCGCCTCGCGGCGCTCGCGCACCGGGTCGGAGACGACGACCTCCGCGGCCCCGAACGCCCGGGCGACCTGCGCGACGATGACGCCGATCGGTCCCGCCCCCGCCACGAGCACCCGGTCCCCGGGCACCGTGCCGGCCTTGCGGACCGC from Aquipuribacter hungaricus encodes the following:
- a CDS encoding NAD(P)-dependent alcohol dehydrogenase; this translates as MRASVLLGAGHVEVQERPVPAVPPGEVLVQVASVGVCGSDVHYWRHMRIGDYVVDAPLVLGHEVSGRVVAVGEGVDADRVGGRVGVEPQRPCLACGQCLAGRYNLCPRMRFFATPPVDGAFVEYVAVPAVFAHPLPDELSDDAGALLEPLSVGIAAVRKAGTVPGDRVLVAGAGPIGVIVAQVARAFGAAEVVVSDPVRERREAALRAGATSVLDPAAEEVAGLGVDAFVDCSGVAAAVVAGIGALRPAGRAVVVGLGDADMVLPVATIQDRELTLTGIFRYTGTWPLAAHLVASGQVDLDRLVTGRYGLDDVGAALDADRDPASLKVVVEPGR
- a CDS encoding ATP-binding protein produces the protein MDELQLPCEPTSPRAARRWLRALVEHHDADAGDTLELLLTEVVTNVVVHAGTPSTLRFFDVGPVLCVEVEDGSVQPPYRARPSRASDENGRGVELLNSLSVFWGCRRVPGGKVVWFCVPTTPAAVSSGTAQALRWAG
- a CDS encoding MFS transporter; protein product: MTQHRPTGTAPTTAAPSSARTAAPVWPALAALALGGFGIGTTEFATMGVLPEMARDLGATVPEGGHLVSAYAVGVVVGAPTLAALGARLPRRMLLLALVSAVLVGNALSAVAPSFPALLVARFLSGLPHGAYFGIAAVVAASLVTPDRRARAVARVMLGLTVSNVVGVPLATVLGQQLGWRSTYAAVVLVSGLALVAISRCVPPVAALDGASPRRELGALRRPQVWLTLAVGSVGFGGFFAVYSYITPTLVEVAGFRTAAVPAALALFGVGMTVGTELGGRLADRSVMGTLFLGMTASALALAAFSVTVHTVVGAAVTVFVIGMTGSSTIPALQTRLMDVAGDAQSLAAAGNHAALNAGNALGAFLGGAVVAAGFGWTSPALVGAGLGVLGLGVLTVSYLLDRRAGGPAAPVATAPVTAPVDAPVDATPQGSAAPVG
- a CDS encoding sugar-binding transcriptional regulator, translating into MTAQPVAGHAKTVLAASIARRYYIDGRSKSEIADEFRISRFKVARLLDDSRASGLVRIEIGHPGATVAVGLSAELQDAFSLTHAIVVDTPDEHPGALMQKVGRAAAELLEEIVTPDDVLGLGWARSLLAMNSALTQLAPCAVVQLTGALSRPDVDDSSIDLVRDVARLGGGTAYYYHYPMIVPDAQTATVLRAQPEVARAFEQFRSVTKAVVGLGSWEPPYSTVYDALSEQERQELRALGVRADVSGVLLDGDGAEVDAPLAQRMICVRHADLRAVPEVIGVVYGTEKVEAAQAAVRGGCVDSIVTHSSVARALLARA
- a CDS encoding phosphotransferase, with protein sequence MTPGAASGGEVLRGGTSNDGLVVRVDGTVRRPQTRASPAVHALLRHLQDQGFDGAPRYLGEDEQGREVLSYVEGDVPTAPFPAWAASDEVLVGVVDLLRRYHRAVAGFDPAGRVWGSEVPPAYRGGLVGHNDLSPDNVVLRDGRAVALIDFDLASPGSALWDLALLVRLWVPLRDPDDVPDARSGRALERLRLAADAYGLPAADRARLVQAARESHGWCYGIVRAGAERGQAGYARYWTPRAQEHDQRGRRWLAASEGALERALGTDRTGAGPEGAVRSADGRG
- a CDS encoding carbonic anhydrase family protein, with translation MHPSRRSVLTVPLAAALGAATLGGTSATASGAPQQSPVDIRTRDLVRGRRLPPLHVRYDHHAQVSLAYVTRDAGSPDGCLVRDVEETEQAGVEPGAGWVVVDDVRYDLLQTHFHTPSEHSVDGVRTPMEQHLVHSSADGRLLVLAVLLQEGSEGEADRLLSVLPDECEDPVPVTDVDLRAMLPRRLSAVRYAGSLTTAPYTEGVQWFVVGTQTVSAAGIERFREVFPEGDSRETQPLAGRRLVADPGAAAWLGDV